One part of the Kryptolebias marmoratus isolate JLee-2015 linkage group LG13, ASM164957v2, whole genome shotgun sequence genome encodes these proteins:
- the foxred1 gene encoding FAD-dependent oxidoreductase domain-containing protein 1 isoform X1 — translation MSAWRRLRGALRTGGFLSRTPGTRRHTDRFGPLVLGRTLCTGGPLRKDFFKDLEAQLAAARKKASDALPGSNWSPFQISSNIPPETSDIVIVGGGVVGWSIAYWLKQMTKFSKGVRVLVVERDPTYSQASTVLSAGGIRQQFSLLENINLSLASADFLRHVNHFLGLVNEDPVDLQFNQSGYLFLASEKVAHIMEENHKTQRLAGASVSLLSPTQVKEKFPWINTEGVALGSYGLENEGWFDPWTLLNAFRRKAVSMGATQCFGEVTDFHYTSDVFHTEDGEAVNLRRIKSVKVQMANSLERQPVECAIVVNAAGAFSAKLAEILGVGLDPKESTFGVPVPVEPRKRYVYVVHCPDGPGLDTPFLIDYSGVYFRREGLGGNYITGVSPEEADEPDASNLEVDHQFFEDKVWPKLANRVPAFEKLKVTSAWAGFYDYNTFDQNGIIGLHPLVKNMFFATGFSGHGLQHSPAVGRAVAELILKGHFTTLDLSSFGFERILRREQMLERNIV, via the exons ACCTGGAGGCCCAGCTGGCAGCAGCGAGGAAGAAGGCGTCGGACGCTCTGCCCGGGAGCAACTGGAGCCCTTTTCAGATCAGCTCCAACATTCCTCCGGAGACGTCGGACATCGTGATCGTCGGAGGCGGCGTGGTGGGCTGGTCCATCGCCTACTGGCTGAAGCAGATGACGAAGTTTTCCAAAGGGGTGCGAGTCCTTGTTGTGGAGAGAGACCCAACT TACTCCCAGGCCTCCACGGTTCTGTCGGCGGGGGGGATCCGCCAGCAGTTCTCCCTGCTTGAGAACATCAACCTCTCCCTGGCCTCCGCGGACTTCCTCCGGCACGTCAAT CATTTTCTGGGCTTGGTGAACGAGGACCCTGTGGATCTGCAGTTCAACCAGTCAGGATACCTGTTCTTAGCCAGCGAGAAGGTGGCTCACATCATGGAGGAGAACCACAAGACCCAAAG GCTCGCCGGGGCCAGTGTTTCTCTTCTGTCGCCGACTCAAGTGAAGGAGAAATTTCCGTGGATAAACACGGAGGGAGTGGCGCTCGGTTCATACG GTCTGGAGAACGAGGGCTGGTTCGACCCCTGGACTCTGCTGAACGCCTTCAGGAGGAAGGCCGTCTCCATGGGGGCCACTCAGTGCTTCGGAGAGGTCACAG ACTTTCATTATACGTCAGACGTGTTCCACACAGAGGACGGAGAAGCCGTCAACCTGAGGAGAATTAAATCTGTCAAA GTGCAGATGGCGAACAGCCTGGAGCGCCAGCCGGTGGAGTGCGCCATCGTGGTGAACGCAGCCGGAGCCTTTTCGGCCAAACTGGCAGAGATCCTCGGAGTCGGCCTTGACCCCAAAGAGTCCACATTCGGAGTCCCGGTGCCCGTCGAGCCCCGCAAGAG GTACGTTTATGTGGTCCACTGTCCGGACGGGCCGGGGTTGGACACCCCCTTCCTGATCGATTACTCTGGAGTTTACTTCAGGAGAGAAGGTTTAGGAGGGAACTACATCACCGGCGTGTCGCCGGAGGAG GCAGACGAGCCGGACGCCAGCAACCTCGAGGTGGACCACCAGTTTTTTGAGGACAAGGTTTGGCCCAAGTTGGCCAATCGAGTTCCAGCTTTTGAGAAACTGAAG GTGACCAGCGCCTGGGCCGGTTTCTATGACTACAACACCTTCGACCAGAACGGCATCATCGGGCTGCACCCTCTCGTCAAGAACATGTTCTTTGCCACGGGCTTCAGCGGCCACGGCCTGCAGCACTCGCCGGCGGTGGGCCGGGCCGTGGCAGAACTCATCCTGAAGGGACACTTCACAACTCTGGACCTGAGCAGCTTCGGCTTCGAGCGGATTCTGAGGCGGGAGCAGATGTTGGAGCGGAACATCGTGTAG